A window from Synechococcus sp. RSCCF101 encodes these proteins:
- the rpmF gene encoding 50S ribosomal protein L32 — protein sequence MAVPKKKTSKGKRNQRHAHWKAKASVAAQRALSIGKSVLSGRAQGFVYPMDDESAEEES from the coding sequence ATGGCCGTCCCGAAGAAGAAGACATCCAAAGGCAAGCGCAACCAGCGGCATGCCCACTGGAAGGCCAAGGCCTCGGTGGCCGCTCAGCGGGCCCTGTCGATCGGCAAGTCCGTTCTCAGTGGACGGGCCCAGGGCTTCGTCTATCCGATGGACGACGAGTCCGCCGAGGAGGAGAGCTGA
- a CDS encoding DUF565 domain-containing protein, whose protein sequence is MTLQLTRYERLQQRGRDVLAGWLGGTWRRRSFSILSLLGGFYAGSNLTVYYLQKIGQRPLVVLVLVLVLEVLVRIRSHLRLTPSPLPWLMVDNARIGVVYAVVIEAFKVGS, encoded by the coding sequence ATGACACTTCAGCTCACCCGCTACGAACGGCTCCAGCAGCGCGGCCGCGACGTGCTCGCCGGCTGGCTCGGGGGCACCTGGCGACGACGCAGCTTCTCGATCCTGAGCCTTCTGGGAGGCTTCTACGCCGGCAGCAATCTCACCGTTTACTACCTGCAGAAGATCGGTCAGCGCCCCCTGGTGGTGCTGGTCCTGGTGCTGGTGCTTGAGGTGCTGGTGCGGATCCGCAGCCATCTGCGCCTCACGCCGTCGCCGCTCCCCTGGCTGATGGTCGACAACGCCCGCATCGGCGTGGTCTACGCGGTGGTGATCGAAGCCTTCAAGGTGGGATCGTGA
- a CDS encoding HAD-IA family hydrolase: MAPPPQPAALLWDVDGTLAETELQGHRVAYNRAFAEQGLPWQWDEPRYLQLLETSGGRERLQRHAREVDHRGDLDLDALIAAKQRHYARIVDGGELSLRPGVRALIEEAHAAGVTQAIVTTSAGASVDALLARLAPDLAPWFTVRVCGEQVRRKKPDPEAYRQALQALQLPAALCVAIEDSLAGLRSAVAASLPCVLVRSALSRPVPCRDLAEAGAAAVLPEFDSGGTALTPEHGSLPLLNGRLRLRDLQSLLAAAPDPRDPDGA, translated from the coding sequence ATGGCCCCGCCGCCGCAGCCGGCTGCCCTGCTCTGGGATGTGGACGGCACCCTTGCCGAAACGGAGCTGCAGGGGCACCGGGTCGCCTACAACCGGGCCTTCGCCGAGCAGGGGCTGCCTTGGCAGTGGGATGAGCCCCGCTACCTGCAGCTGCTGGAGACCAGCGGCGGCCGCGAGCGCCTTCAGCGCCATGCCCGGGAGGTGGACCACCGGGGCGACCTCGATCTGGACGCGTTGATCGCCGCCAAGCAGCGCCACTACGCGCGGATCGTGGATGGGGGTGAGCTGAGCCTTCGCCCCGGTGTGCGGGCCCTCATCGAGGAGGCGCACGCAGCCGGGGTAACGCAGGCCATTGTCACCACCAGTGCCGGGGCTTCCGTGGATGCCCTGCTGGCGCGGCTGGCGCCGGATCTGGCGCCGTGGTTCACGGTGCGGGTCTGCGGCGAGCAGGTGCGCCGCAAGAAGCCCGACCCGGAGGCGTACCGGCAGGCCCTGCAGGCTCTGCAGCTCCCGGCCGCGCTGTGTGTCGCCATCGAGGACTCCCTCGCCGGCCTCCGGTCCGCCGTGGCGGCCTCACTCCCCTGCGTCCTCGTGCGCAGCGCCCTGTCCCGTCCCGTGCCCTGCCGCGATCTGGCGGAGGCGGGGGCCGCGGCCGTGCTGCCCGAGTTCGATTCCGGCGGAACAGCCCTGACGCCGGAGCACGGCTCCCTGCCGCTGCTGAACGGCCGCCTGAGGCTCCGCGATCTGCAGAGCCTGCTGGCCGCAGCCCCGGATCCCCGCGACCCTGACGGGGCATGA
- the recJ gene encoding single-stranded-DNA-specific exonuclease RecJ produces the protein MRPSAASALPARPPRCWLLPSALAPLEQAWDLPLPDALITLLRRRGFESAEAVRSLLEPPEPEPPELHYPDLPGAVERLWSACRRGEQVGICGDYDADGMTSTALLVGTLASLGASPLAAIPSRSEEGYGLNAAMVDRLADAGVSLIVTVDNGVSAEAGLERCRERGLDVVLTDHHTLPQPPPQVLALLHPATTPAGSPYRGLAGVGLAYVLAESLCRHARRPEAIGPARDLCCIGTLADMAPVTGVNRHWLRQGLPQLRGTRLKGLRALMQVAGVEDQAVGAEEVGFRIAPRLNAVGRLGDPLRVVTLLTSSDDEEALACARDCDQLNRQRRELCDAIEAEALALVDADGEALPPLLFIAQPHWHHGVIGIVAARLVDRYGRPVALLSSEGGGRLRASMRAPAGFAVDEALRQAADLLERYGGHPAAGGFTVSADRVAALRERLLETGARWLEGAGAAVPVRPEVRLSLRELTMEFWQGCRRLEPHGIGHERPLFWTPRCRVVEQRRVRGGHLQLTLEQDGCRQRGIAWRWDGDSVLPEWVDVAFHLSLNRFRDREQLQLELVDVRASSAEARVVLERRNRRYWCRFDGRHLHIRNTRGEELERTLSAGGGPSSDPDHPDHPYVAGLLQDACMALGLVS, from the coding sequence ATGAGGCCATCCGCAGCGTCCGCCCTGCCCGCCCGGCCCCCCCGATGCTGGCTGCTGCCCAGCGCCCTGGCTCCGCTGGAGCAGGCGTGGGATCTGCCCCTACCCGACGCGCTGATCACGCTGCTGCGCCGGCGGGGCTTCGAGAGCGCCGAGGCGGTGAGGTCCCTGCTCGAGCCTCCGGAGCCGGAGCCGCCGGAACTGCACTACCCCGACCTGCCCGGCGCTGTCGAGCGGTTGTGGTCCGCCTGCAGGCGGGGGGAACAGGTGGGCATCTGCGGTGACTACGACGCCGACGGCATGACCAGCACGGCCCTGCTGGTGGGCACCCTGGCCAGCCTCGGCGCCAGCCCGCTGGCCGCGATTCCATCGCGTTCCGAGGAGGGGTACGGCCTCAATGCCGCCATGGTCGACCGGCTCGCGGATGCCGGCGTGAGCCTGATCGTGACCGTGGACAACGGCGTCAGCGCCGAGGCCGGCCTTGAGCGCTGCCGCGAGCGTGGGCTCGATGTGGTGCTGACCGACCACCACACGCTGCCGCAGCCGCCACCGCAGGTGCTGGCCCTGCTCCATCCCGCCACGACCCCGGCCGGGTCCCCCTACCGGGGCCTGGCCGGGGTGGGACTGGCCTATGTGCTGGCGGAGAGCCTCTGCCGCCATGCGCGGCGTCCGGAGGCGATCGGGCCCGCCCGCGATCTCTGCTGCATCGGGACCCTGGCCGACATGGCACCGGTGACCGGCGTCAACCGCCACTGGCTCCGCCAGGGCCTGCCGCAGCTGCGCGGAACCCGCCTGAAGGGTCTCCGGGCCCTGATGCAGGTGGCCGGAGTGGAGGATCAAGCGGTCGGGGCCGAGGAGGTGGGATTCCGGATCGCACCGCGGCTCAACGCGGTGGGACGACTGGGCGATCCCCTGCGGGTGGTGACCCTGCTCACCAGCAGCGATGACGAGGAAGCGCTGGCCTGCGCCCGGGACTGCGATCAGCTGAACCGCCAGCGTCGCGAGCTCTGTGACGCGATCGAGGCCGAGGCCCTGGCCCTGGTGGATGCCGATGGCGAGGCCCTGCCGCCGCTCCTGTTCATCGCCCAGCCCCACTGGCACCACGGGGTGATCGGGATCGTGGCCGCACGTCTGGTGGACCGCTACGGCCGGCCGGTGGCGCTCCTCTCCTCCGAGGGGGGCGGCCGCCTGCGGGCCTCGATGCGCGCCCCGGCAGGCTTCGCGGTGGATGAGGCGCTGAGGCAGGCGGCCGACCTGCTGGAGCGGTACGGCGGTCACCCGGCGGCCGGCGGCTTCACCGTCAGCGCCGATCGGGTGGCAGCCCTGCGGGAGCGCCTCCTGGAGACCGGCGCGCGCTGGCTGGAGGGGGCGGGCGCCGCGGTACCGGTGCGACCGGAGGTGCGGTTGAGCCTCCGGGAGCTGACCATGGAGTTCTGGCAGGGGTGCCGGCGTCTGGAACCCCACGGCATCGGCCACGAGCGACCTCTGTTCTGGACGCCCCGCTGCCGGGTGGTGGAGCAGCGGCGCGTGCGGGGCGGCCATCTGCAGCTCACCCTGGAGCAGGACGGATGCCGGCAGCGCGGCATCGCCTGGCGCTGGGATGGCGATTCCGTGCTGCCGGAGTGGGTGGATGTGGCCTTTCACCTCAGCCTCAATCGGTTCCGCGACAGGGAGCAGCTCCAGCTGGAACTGGTGGATGTGCGCGCGAGCAGCGCCGAGGCCCGGGTGGTGCTCGAGCGCCGCAACCGCCGCTACTGGTGCCGCTTCGACGGGCGGCATCTGCACATCCGCAACACCCGCGGCGAGGAGCTGGAGCGGACGCTCAGCGCCGGCGGCGGCCCGTCGAGCGACCCGGACCATCCGGACCATCCCTATGTGGCCGGGTTGCTGCAGGATGCCTGCATGGCCCTCGGTCTGGTGAGCTGA
- a CDS encoding chloride channel protein yields MGSSLPRRLGHLSDGLARILRHTLLLLLLGGLVGLACWPLNVIDRLQDELLGLLPAYSGDTWSSAGVLLALSPLLAMPVLLRLQAGAWRDGAGSGIPQSIRSLSDRQEENADMGAAPTLQRAVLWTVASLALMPLGREGPVVQVGAAVAHGLRHRLGSWLPRLSPSQLLAIGGGAGLAGGFNTPLMGLVFMAEELTSSFSMTLVWPSLLVCGMAALMSDLGGQPMFALGRLNTLSPETEQVLWAVPVGLVVGLVGGAFSWVLLRLTTALRKRVSRRPLRYGLVLGLGLAGLALLSRGVSAGDGERLMSAFLDGDTPFIAGGPDPSSAGLAGVLSTLAVTLCRWIGPLIPLASGVPGGLIDPSLTLGGVLGHGGLAALGGDPHLGLALGMAAGLAGATQLPAMTVIFCMRLAADQQLVPGLVVSAVVAAYTARLLQDEPIYHALAECHGLNPPRRDGTGGGE; encoded by the coding sequence ATGGGATCGTCCCTGCCGAGGCGCCTGGGGCACCTGAGCGACGGGCTGGCGCGGATTCTGCGCCACACCCTGCTGCTGCTGCTGCTGGGCGGGCTGGTGGGACTGGCCTGCTGGCCGCTGAACGTGATCGACCGGCTCCAGGATGAGCTGCTGGGCCTGCTCCCCGCCTATTCGGGCGACACCTGGAGCAGCGCCGGTGTGCTGCTGGCCCTCAGCCCGCTGCTGGCCATGCCTGTTCTGCTCCGGCTTCAGGCCGGTGCCTGGCGGGACGGGGCCGGCTCCGGCATTCCCCAGAGCATCCGCAGCCTCTCCGACCGGCAGGAGGAGAACGCGGACATGGGTGCCGCGCCCACGCTGCAGCGGGCCGTGCTCTGGACCGTGGCCAGCCTGGCCCTGATGCCGCTCGGACGGGAGGGACCGGTGGTCCAGGTGGGTGCGGCGGTGGCCCATGGCCTGCGGCATCGCCTCGGCTCCTGGCTGCCGAGGCTGTCGCCCTCCCAGCTGCTGGCGATCGGCGGCGGCGCGGGGCTGGCCGGAGGCTTCAACACCCCTCTGATGGGGCTGGTGTTCATGGCCGAGGAACTCACCTCCAGCTTCAGCATGACCCTGGTCTGGCCGTCGCTGCTGGTGTGCGGCATGGCGGCCCTGATGAGCGATCTGGGCGGCCAGCCGATGTTCGCGCTCGGTCGGCTGAACACCCTCAGCCCGGAGACGGAGCAGGTGCTCTGGGCCGTGCCTGTGGGCCTCGTGGTGGGGCTGGTGGGGGGGGCCTTCAGCTGGGTGCTGCTTCGCCTCACCACGGCCCTGCGAAAGCGTGTGAGCCGTCGGCCGCTCCGCTACGGGCTCGTTCTCGGCCTCGGGCTGGCCGGGCTGGCCCTGCTGAGCCGCGGCGTGAGCGCCGGGGACGGGGAACGGTTGATGAGCGCCTTCCTCGATGGCGACACCCCGTTCATCGCCGGTGGCCCGGATCCCTCGAGCGCGGGACTTGCCGGGGTCCTGAGCACGCTCGCTGTGACGCTCTGCCGCTGGATCGGCCCCCTGATCCCCCTGGCGTCAGGCGTGCCCGGCGGCCTGATCGATCCATCCCTCACCCTGGGCGGCGTGCTCGGCCATGGCGGGCTGGCCGCTCTCGGTGGGGATCCCCACCTGGGACTGGCCCTCGGCATGGCGGCCGGCCTGGCGGGGGCCACCCAGCTGCCGGCGATGACGGTGATCTTCTGCATGCGGCTGGCAGCCGACCAGCAGCTGGTGCCGGGGCTGGTGGTCTCAGCCGTGGTGGCGGCCTACACCGCCCGGCTGCTCCAGGACGAGCCGATCTATCACGCCCTGGCCGAATGCCACGGGCTCAACCCGCCGCGCAGGGACGGGACCGGCGGCGGAGAGTGA
- the psb30 gene encoding photosystem II reaction center protein Ycf12/Psb30, which produces MGLDFQLIANFVALALITLAGPAVIFILFYRRGAL; this is translated from the coding sequence ATGGGCCTTGATTTCCAGCTGATCGCCAACTTCGTTGCCCTTGCCCTGATCACCCTGGCCGGGCCGGCTGTGATCTTCATCCTCTTCTACCGCCGCGGCGCCCTCTGA
- a CDS encoding YkgJ family cysteine cluster protein, whose translation MERRTDNNVPMISAHPQASGTQPAGAVAVCDPGGDGSRLPVDASLRGWRCSPTCGACCRLDPGERQEALAALDEDARASYLEMVGPDGWCRHFDTGSRRCRIYDERPFFCRVENLADLFAVPAEKAADFACSCCRQQIRQGYGGRSLEMRQFNTSIRRLRQR comes from the coding sequence ATGGAGCGCCGGACAGACAACAACGTGCCCATGATCTCAGCACACCCGCAGGCCTCGGGGACACAACCGGCCGGAGCCGTCGCAGTCTGTGATCCAGGCGGAGACGGCTCGCGCCTGCCGGTTGACGCCTCCCTGCGGGGCTGGCGCTGCAGCCCGACTTGCGGCGCCTGCTGCCGGCTGGACCCCGGTGAACGCCAGGAGGCCCTGGCCGCACTGGATGAGGACGCCCGGGCCAGCTACCTGGAGATGGTGGGACCCGACGGCTGGTGCCGCCATTTCGACACCGGCTCCCGTCGCTGCCGCATCTACGACGAGCGGCCGTTCTTCTGCCGCGTCGAGAATCTCGCCGACCTCTTCGCCGTTCCGGCCGAAAAGGCTGCGGACTTCGCCTGCAGCTGCTGTCGCCAGCAGATCCGGCAGGGCTACGGCGGCCGCAGCCTGGAGATGCGACAGTTCAACACCTCGATCCGTCGGCTCCGCCAGCGATGA
- a CDS encoding TMEM165/GDT1 family protein — translation MESSAEKAAADRGRSGSFGAVVLSSFTTVFLAELGDKTQLATLLLSAESGRPVWVFAGAALALTSSSLVGVLIGRWLSTVLPPERLERMAGVLMVGLGLWLGVQAIGNLLELPS, via the coding sequence ATGGAGTCCTCGGCCGAGAAGGCCGCGGCCGATCGCGGCCGATCCGGCTCCTTCGGCGCCGTGGTGCTGTCCAGCTTCACCACCGTGTTCCTGGCGGAGCTCGGGGACAAGACCCAGCTCGCCACCCTGCTGCTCTCGGCGGAGTCGGGCCGGCCGGTCTGGGTCTTTGCCGGCGCGGCCCTCGCCCTCACCAGCTCCAGCCTGGTGGGCGTTCTGATCGGGCGATGGCTGTCCACTGTGCTTCCTCCGGAGCGGCTGGAGCGGATGGCGGGTGTGCTGATGGTCGGTCTCGGCCTCTGGCTGGGGGTGCAGGCGATCGGCAACCTGCTGGAGCTGCCGTCCTGA
- a CDS encoding TMEM165/GDT1 family protein → MQLPLIASTFITVFLAELGDKTQLATVALSSTTHAPVAVFIGSSTALVLASLLGAAAGGSLAAMLPGHWLQLAAAIGFLIIGGNLLLRPAEGEASPLPTVED, encoded by the coding sequence ATGCAGCTCCCTCTGATCGCCTCCACCTTCATCACGGTGTTTCTGGCCGAGCTGGGCGACAAGACCCAGCTCGCCACCGTGGCCCTGAGCAGCACGACCCATGCCCCCGTGGCCGTGTTCATCGGCAGCTCGACGGCCCTGGTCCTGGCCAGCCTGCTGGGGGCTGCCGCCGGAGGCTCCCTGGCGGCGATGCTGCCCGGCCACTGGCTGCAGCTGGCCGCGGCCATCGGTTTCCTGATCATCGGCGGCAACCTGCTCCTCCGGCCTGCCGAGGGAGAGGCATCGCCACTCCCTACAGTCGAGGACTGA
- a CDS encoding RNB domain-containing ribonuclease — MTFTVADLLDQLPATGSLSLTKLEKALGLTSKSGRQQLATALQALERLGLVAQEGKEVEKREDDRFIPARLRCSSKGFCFALREDEGDDIYIRDQHLNHAWNGDRVLVTIHRDGGRRRSPEGIVQCILERQCGSVLAQGQRRGEDAVAVPLDDRLLTTIALDGSDDSVPAAPDPDGSADGAVLEVRVDRYPIGQHPARGHVVRRLNPEEGSAADSALLLAKHNLHQRPDPPRSSLRTPLEKEREDLTHQAPLLMEEWQGTDAPALPAVWLEREGELTRLWVHAPSLAERTGFGGALDQWMRRFGESLCLGEQWKTLAPAAMASAALFTPGESQLALSVCLEIDENGDLLAHRFCRSLIRPAAAVTPAILDTLRARKPGSRAVPAALKPIKAQLDLLLELLALSERLRQRRLAAGSVDLCLAAAGIDSLGDLRHPFPDGSHQGWMPGDGQRGPLAVLAELVQPAHVALGRHLRDLGLPALYAVQGPPQDNDLNDVAKAAIALDLPVELDDDGNAPDVSSLAAIFRQSDRARVLQQQLAGVLPAVQLSATPGEHRLAGEAEAYAPWCAAGLHYADLFNQHVLATLLSDGKDRPSVRHKTRVDLGLSSSPAAIDWPVLTPSLLTPLQQAVQTSLIPRLNARTRQSAELSRDLIQMAQARQAEPMVGTSQPGFISGIQSYGFFVEIPPSQCEGLVHVSSLKDDWYEYRSRQSRLVGRKNRRTYKLGDPVEVTVEKVDVLRNQIDLSVPGLPEEESADLEPEHGESAPLPVALTDA; from the coding sequence ATGACATTCACGGTCGCCGACCTCCTCGACCAGCTTCCAGCGACCGGGTCACTGAGCCTGACCAAGCTGGAGAAAGCCCTGGGGCTCACCAGCAAGTCGGGTCGGCAGCAGCTGGCGACAGCCCTGCAGGCCCTGGAGCGACTGGGACTGGTGGCTCAGGAGGGCAAGGAGGTTGAAAAGCGGGAGGACGACCGCTTCATCCCGGCGAGGCTGCGCTGTTCGAGCAAGGGCTTCTGCTTCGCCCTCAGGGAGGACGAGGGCGATGACATCTACATCCGCGATCAGCACCTCAATCACGCCTGGAACGGCGATCGGGTGCTGGTCACGATCCACAGGGACGGTGGGCGCCGCCGCTCGCCGGAGGGGATCGTGCAGTGCATTCTCGAGCGCCAGTGCGGCAGCGTGCTGGCCCAGGGCCAGCGGCGCGGCGAGGACGCGGTGGCCGTCCCTCTCGACGACCGGCTGCTGACCACCATCGCCCTGGACGGCTCGGACGACAGCGTGCCGGCCGCGCCGGACCCTGACGGATCGGCAGATGGCGCGGTCCTGGAGGTCCGCGTCGATCGCTATCCGATCGGCCAGCATCCGGCCCGCGGCCATGTGGTGCGCCGCCTGAACCCGGAGGAGGGCTCCGCCGCAGACAGCGCCCTGCTGCTGGCCAAGCACAACCTGCATCAACGGCCGGATCCCCCCCGCAGCAGCCTGCGCACCCCGCTGGAGAAGGAGCGGGAGGACCTCACCCACCAGGCGCCCCTCCTGATGGAGGAGTGGCAGGGGACCGATGCTCCGGCCCTGCCCGCCGTGTGGCTGGAGCGGGAGGGCGAGCTGACCCGACTCTGGGTGCATGCGCCCTCGCTGGCCGAGCGGACCGGCTTCGGCGGTGCCCTCGATCAGTGGATGCGCCGCTTCGGGGAGAGCCTCTGCCTCGGGGAGCAATGGAAGACCCTCGCCCCGGCCGCGATGGCGAGCGCAGCACTCTTCACTCCTGGCGAAAGCCAGCTGGCCCTGTCGGTGTGCCTGGAGATCGACGAGAACGGCGATCTGCTCGCTCATCGCTTCTGCCGCAGCCTCATCCGCCCGGCCGCCGCGGTGACCCCCGCCATCCTGGACACGCTCCGGGCCCGGAAACCCGGCTCCCGGGCCGTGCCCGCCGCCCTCAAGCCGATCAAGGCCCAGCTCGATCTGCTGCTCGAGCTGCTGGCACTCAGTGAGCGCCTGCGGCAGCGCCGCCTCGCCGCCGGATCGGTGGATCTCTGCCTGGCGGCCGCCGGCATCGACAGCCTCGGCGACCTGCGGCACCCGTTCCCCGACGGAAGCCATCAGGGCTGGATGCCCGGCGATGGACAGCGCGGCCCCCTGGCTGTTCTGGCGGAGCTGGTGCAGCCGGCCCATGTCGCCCTGGGCCGCCATCTCAGAGACCTCGGCCTGCCGGCCCTCTATGCCGTTCAGGGCCCGCCGCAGGACAACGATCTCAACGATGTCGCGAAGGCGGCCATCGCCCTCGATCTCCCTGTCGAGCTGGATGACGACGGCAACGCCCCGGATGTGTCCAGCCTGGCCGCCATCTTCCGCCAGAGCGACCGGGCCCGGGTGCTCCAGCAGCAGCTGGCGGGGGTCCTGCCGGCGGTGCAGCTGTCGGCCACACCCGGTGAGCACCGGCTGGCCGGCGAGGCCGAGGCCTACGCCCCCTGGTGCGCCGCTGGGCTGCACTACGCCGACCTCTTCAACCAGCACGTGCTGGCGACCCTGTTGAGTGACGGCAAGGACCGCCCATCGGTCCGCCACAAGACCCGCGTGGACCTGGGCCTGTCCAGCAGTCCCGCCGCGATCGACTGGCCGGTGCTCACCCCCAGCCTGCTGACTCCCCTCCAGCAGGCCGTTCAGACCTCGCTGATCCCGCGGCTGAACGCCCGCACCCGCCAGAGCGCCGAGCTGAGCCGTGACCTGATCCAGATGGCTCAGGCCCGTCAGGCCGAGCCGATGGTGGGAACCAGCCAGCCGGGCTTCATCAGCGGCATCCAGAGCTACGGATTCTTCGTGGAGATCCCGCCCAGCCAGTGCGAGGGGCTGGTGCACGTCAGCTCCCTCAAGGACGACTGGTACGAGTACCGCTCACGCCAGAGCCGCCTGGTGGGGCGGAAGAACCGACGCACCTACAAGCTCGGCGATCCCGTCGAGGTGACGGTTGAGAAGGTCGATGTGCTCCGCAACCAGATCGACCTGAGCGTGCCCGGACTGCCGGAGGAGGAGTCGGCGGATCTGGAGCCGGAGCATGGCGAGTCGGCACCACTGCCCGTGGCGCTGACCGACGCCTGA
- a CDS encoding flavin prenyltransferase UbiX: MRSQPQPLVLAVSGASGQPLAERALQLLLEADLTVDLVLSKGAMQVWQAELGVQVPVEPERQERFWRERTGSAAGSLRCHRWNDQAAAIASGSYRTRGMVILPASMGTVGRIASGVALDLIERCADVHLKEARPLVIAPRELPWNLIHLRNLTALAEAGARIAPPIPAWYQRPRSLEDMVDFLVIRIFDSLGLELGQLERWQGPRRAGPGR, encoded by the coding sequence GTGCGTTCCCAGCCGCAACCCCTGGTTCTCGCCGTCTCCGGAGCCTCGGGCCAGCCCCTGGCGGAGCGAGCCCTGCAGCTGCTGCTGGAGGCGGATCTGACGGTGGATCTGGTGCTCAGCAAGGGCGCCATGCAGGTCTGGCAGGCGGAGCTGGGGGTGCAGGTGCCGGTGGAGCCGGAGCGCCAGGAGCGCTTCTGGCGGGAGCGCACCGGATCGGCGGCCGGCTCCCTGCGCTGCCATCGCTGGAACGATCAGGCGGCGGCCATCGCCAGCGGCAGCTACCGCACCCGGGGCATGGTGATCCTGCCGGCCAGCATGGGCACGGTGGGCCGGATCGCTTCGGGTGTGGCGCTCGATCTGATCGAGCGCTGCGCTGATGTGCACCTGAAGGAGGCCCGGCCCCTGGTGATCGCGCCACGGGAGCTGCCCTGGAACCTGATTCATCTGCGCAATCTCACCGCCCTGGCGGAGGCGGGAGCACGGATCGCGCCACCCATTCCCGCCTGGTACCAGCGACCCCGCAGCCTTGAGGACATGGTGGATTTCCTCGTGATCCGCATCTTCGACAGCCTCGGTCTGGAGCTCGGCCAGCTCGAGCGCTGGCAGGGTCCCCGCCGTGCGGGACCCGGCCGCTGA
- a CDS encoding DUF2996 domain-containing protein has protein sequence MSDAPSTKPAATDKPKAKPKPPKPEDKPFERFITEDYLPALRQELDRRGGGEGLSLEFGEGPMPVVGSSCWMVMGALAAGGRFWLCFTEPSIDSAKTVAIAEPGSEPTLLESFLIDEKRMSLALLVSRLAQRLNGQKWLGPN, from the coding sequence GTGAGCGACGCCCCTTCGACCAAGCCCGCGGCGACGGACAAGCCGAAGGCCAAACCCAAACCGCCCAAGCCCGAGGACAAGCCGTTCGAGCGGTTCATCACTGAGGACTATCTGCCGGCGCTCCGGCAGGAACTCGACCGGCGCGGCGGCGGCGAGGGCCTGAGCCTCGAGTTCGGCGAAGGGCCGATGCCGGTGGTGGGCAGCTCCTGCTGGATGGTGATGGGCGCTCTGGCGGCGGGGGGGCGCTTCTGGCTGTGCTTCACCGAGCCCAGCATCGACTCGGCCAAGACCGTGGCGATCGCCGAGCCGGGCTCCGAGCCCACGCTTCTGGAATCTTTCCTGATCGACGAGAAGCGGATGTCGCTGGCGCTGCTGGTCTCGCGCCTGGCGCAGCGGCTGAACGGCCAGAAATGGCTCGGTCCGAACTGA
- the acsF gene encoding magnesium-protoporphyrin IX monomethyl ester (oxidative) cyclase — translation MVPPTATAAEAVGTPDAPLTKDPVKDTILTPRFYTTDFDAMAAMDLRPNEVELEAICEEFRKDYNRHHFVRDSSFDGAADTMDPETRRVFVEFLEQSCTSEFSGFLLYKELSRRIKTKNPLLAECFAHMARDEARHAGFLNKAMADFGLQLDLGFLTANKAYTYFKPKFIFYATYLSEKIGYWRYITIFRHLEQHPESRIFPIFNFFENWCQDENRHGDFFDALMKAQPDTVRGPIASLWCRFFLLAVFATMYVRDVARKEFYEALGLDARDYDKLVIRKTNETSARIFPVVLNVDHPGFFAGLERLVEHNAALSEVVASEAPAPVKLLRKLPHWIGNGLQMARLFLMAPLRSSAYQPAVR, via the coding sequence ATGGTGCCTCCCACTGCCACGGCGGCCGAAGCGGTCGGCACTCCGGACGCCCCGCTGACCAAGGATCCGGTCAAGGACACGATCCTGACGCCGCGCTTCTACACGACCGATTTCGACGCCATGGCGGCGATGGATCTCCGGCCGAATGAGGTGGAGCTGGAGGCCATCTGCGAGGAGTTCCGCAAGGATTACAACCGTCATCACTTCGTCCGCGACAGCAGCTTCGATGGCGCGGCCGACACGATGGACCCCGAGACCCGGCGGGTCTTCGTCGAGTTCCTCGAGCAGAGCTGCACCTCCGAGTTCTCCGGCTTCCTGCTCTACAAGGAGCTGAGCCGCCGGATCAAGACCAAGAACCCCCTGCTGGCGGAATGCTTCGCCCACATGGCCCGCGATGAGGCCCGCCATGCCGGCTTCCTCAACAAAGCCATGGCCGACTTCGGCCTGCAGCTGGATCTCGGCTTCCTCACCGCCAACAAGGCTTACACCTACTTCAAGCCCAAGTTCATCTTCTACGCCACCTACCTGTCTGAAAAGATCGGCTACTGGCGCTACATCACCATTTTCCGCCACCTCGAGCAGCACCCCGAGAGCCGCATCTTCCCGATCTTCAATTTCTTCGAGAACTGGTGCCAGGACGAGAATCGACATGGTGATTTCTTCGACGCCCTGATGAAGGCCCAGCCCGATACGGTGCGCGGCCCGATCGCCAGCCTCTGGTGTCGCTTCTTCCTGCTGGCTGTCTTCGCCACCATGTATGTGCGCGATGTGGCGCGCAAGGAGTTCTACGAGGCTCTTGGTCTCGACGCCCGCGACTACGACAAGCTCGTGATCCGCAAGACCAACGAGACCTCGGCCCGCATCTTCCCCGTCGTGCTCAACGTCGACCATCCCGGCTTCTTCGCCGGCCTGGAGCGGCTGGTCGAGCACAACGCCGCCCTCAGCGAGGTGGTGGCCTCCGAAGCCCCTGCGCCGGTGAAACTGCTGCGCAAGCTGCCCCACTGGATCGGCAACGGCCTCCAGATGGCCCGCCTGTTCCTGATGGCTCCGCTGCGCAGCTCGGCCTACCAGCCCGCCGTGCGCTGA